From Oryza sativa Japonica Group chromosome 4, ASM3414082v1, one genomic window encodes:
- the LOC4336930 gene encoding nuclear pore complex protein NUP88: MTRITAPPPPSSPPSSPPPLRHSPAALGTPRSRRRHSPSPSLALTPSSSASASASASTSSRPKVRPSPRRAYAAAQWVALPSHPAFSRGDGGEGLGGGGGGAAWDASASRLYVWDPSARGVHRICVRVRDAEAGKDGDDVAVEAAVPSEMLMPETDLGYKVTHLSLNTDGSSLLLAGSHNISILYVHERVSEDGDKVICRTVPVASQILPSNNDGIKVLQTSWHPFSSSHFGVLTSDAVFRLFDLSFDLEQPEQEFYLQPILPGKCQNASSICPVAFSYGSDHLWDRFSVFILFSDGSIFVLCPIVPFGSDYNKKHIQEIYEDVNSFGLKSSNQNVVTNSRLAIAWLEATFPDLSRQPADNSALMSRAHPYASLDDSLTLQGPLCRVCEENNEPESKSNSCEGKAVGFVYSSVGKDSILVTAWGSGQLQIDALADEIQPQWSIGIPTRLNVDSHGQIKSVAMICDSNSEDSWAMRSYRPSSTGSNVKSNTDAVWMGHSPPLLRLAIVDLALAKTSNDSSLSLFLDPLVPERFYCAHGGGLDMVTLHFLPFSYPEMASTPPSVHPILTTGNNEANSPFLSGFVTIADAYGHVQLVSITCPGECFVVEMKGWKEPTPLQLDIDSKSIKDVESFTTGMISKELIAGPDPPIVPSSSSLRSLTPDSIEGKSTLHHYIKVFHEYYVEYGHKVFIELKEHGDYLKTEIEDKQKRLQAVKQSLLSIEAKDQDINNRINRAFKVYDLLEKRIEGFKILPAANKKPLSQAEQEFKAQLDRFADVELDALCSSITALSARMKRFAHPAIGSAAGTGMSTWQTPKVGRSHVSDSQMSLLKSSLEKLSLLNEENNVKLRLIEHELKNQEQ, encoded by the exons atgacccgcatcaccgcgccgccgccgccgtcctcgccgccctcatccccgcctcccctccgccactCCCCCGCTGCCCTGGGCACCccgcgctcccgccgccgccactcgcctTCCCCGTCCCTCGCGCTCaccccgtcctcctccgcctccgcctccgcctccgcctccacctcgtcGAGGCCCAAGGTGCGGCCGTCGCCGAGGAGGGCCTACGCCGCGGCTCAGTGGGTGGCGCTCCCCTCTCACCCCGCATTCTcccgcggggacggcggggagggcctcggcggcggcggtggcggcgccgcgtgGGATGCGTCGGCGTCGCGGCTGTACGTGTGGGACCCTTCGGCGCGAGGCGTACACCGGATATGCGTGCGGGTTCGCGATGCGGAGGCGGGGAAGGACGGGGATGATGTCGCCGTGGAAGCCGCCGTGCCTTCCGAG ATGTTGATGCCGGAGACTGATCTTGGTTACAAGGTCACTCATTTATCACTTAATACCGACGGTTCATCGCTACTACTTGCTGGATCACATAACATAAGTATTCTGTATGTGCATGAGAGGGTTTCTGAAGATGGTGATAAGGTCATATGCAG GACTGTGCCAGTTGCTTCTCAGATCTTACCTAGCAACAATGATGGCATCAAAGTACTGCAAACATCGTGGCACCCTTTTAGCAGTAGTCATTTTGGAGTCTTGACATCAGATGCTGTTTTCAG GTTATTTGATCTGTCATTTGATTTAGAGCAACCAGAGCAGGAGTTCTATTTGCAACCAATTCTACCTGGCAAATGCCAGAATGCTTCATCAATTTGTCCAGTGGCATTCTCATATGGGAGTGATCATCTGTGGGATAGATTTTCG GTTTTCATCTTATTCAGCGATGGTTCAATTTTTGTGCTCTGCCCCATTGTTCCATTTGGAAG CGATTACAATAAGAAGCATATTCAAGAAATATATGAAGATGTTAATTCATTTGGATTGAAATCCTCAAACCAAAATGTTGTCACCAACTCACGTTTGGCAATTGCTTGGTTGGAAGCAACGTTTCCTGACTTGTCACGTCAGCCAGCTGATAATAGTGCATTGATGTCTAGAGCTCATCCATACGCATCATTAGATGATTCTCTAACTTTACAG GGACCTCTTTGTAGAGTTTGCGAAGAAAACAATGAACCTGAAAGCAAGAGCAACTCTTGTGAAGGCAAAGCTGTGGGTTTTGTGTATAGTTCTGTTGGCAAAGATTCCATTCTTGTAACTGCCTGGGGTAGTGGGCAACTCCAGATTGATGCTCTTGCTGATGAAATTCAACCACAGTGGAGCATAGGAATTCCTACCCGCCTTAATGTTGATTCACATGGGCAGATAAAGAGTGTTGCTATGATATGTGACTCTAATTCAGAAGATTCTTGGGCCATGCGATCGTATCGCCCGTCCAGTACGGGATCAAATGTGAAGAGTAATACTGATGCTGTCTGGATGGGGCATTCTCCTCCTTTGCTAAGACTCGCAATTGTAGATTTAGCACTAGCAAAAACTTCCAATGATAGCTCTTTATCATTGTTTCTAGATCCCCTTGTTCCAGAGAGATTTTATTGTGCCCATGGTGGGGGACTTGACATGGTCACACTGCACTTCCTGCCATTTTCATACCCTGAAATGGCATCCACTCCACCCTCTGTGCATCCTATCCTCACTACAGGAAACAATGAGGCAAATTCTCCCTTCCTTTCTGGTTTTGTTACCATAGCAGATGCATATGGCCATGTGCAGTTAGTCAGCATTACATGCCCAGGTGAGTGCTTTGTGGTGGAGATGAAGGGTTGGAAGGAACCAACgcctcttcagcttgacatagaCAGCAAGAGCATTAAGGACGTGGAATCTTTTACAACTGGAATGATCAGTAAAGAGCTCATCGCAGGTCCAGATCCACCCATAGTTCCATCTTCATCAAGCTTGAGGTCATTGACCCCTGACTCTATTGAAGGAAAATCCACTCTTCATCACTATATTAAAGTTTTCCATGAGTACTACGTGGAGTATGGGCATAAG GTTTTCATTGAGCTCAAGGAACATGGGGATTACCTGAAGACAGAAATTGAGGACAAGCAGAAACGCTTGCAAGCAGTGAAGCAATCACTTCTATCCATAGAAGCCAAAGACCAAGATATAAACAACCGGATAAATCGGGCCTTTAAGGTATACGATTTGTTAGAAAAACGCATCGAGGGCTTCAAGATACTTCCTGCGGCAAACAAGAAACCATTGTCACAAGCAGAGCAGGAGTTCAAAGCACAGCTAG aTAGGTTTGCAGATGTGGAGCTGGATGCGTTGTGCTCTTCAATCACTGCTCTGAGTGCGAGGATGAAACGATTTGCTCACCCGGCCATTGGCAGTGCGGCTGGTACAGGAATGTCAACATGGCAGACACCAAAGGTCGGAAGAAGCCATGTTTCGGACTCCCAGATGTCGTTACTAAAATCTTCGCTTGAGAAGCTCTCTCTCCTTAATGAGGAGAACAATGTAAAGCTGAGGCTCATTGAGCATGAACTCAAGAACCAGGAGCAATAG
- the LOC4336931 gene encoding 26S proteasome non-ATPase regulatory subunit 1 homolog A-like isoform X1 codes for MAAAAVATVSSASGILAMLQEPAEELKLHALASLNSVVHLFYPEISTSIPTIESLYEDEDFEQRQLAALVVSKVFYYLGELNDALSYALGAGPLFDISEDSDYAHALLAKALDEYASFRTKASKGAEEEENVDPRLEAIVERMLEKYDKILLLLICQHMRWIIHLLFTLSDILLIILYCRCILDGKYQQAMGMAVECRRLDKLESAIVRCDNIHGALSYCINLSHQYVNHREYRFEVLRCLVKIYQTLPHPDYLSICQCLMFLGEPETVANILDKLLSGSKDDALLAYQIAFDLVENENQAFLLNVRNRLASQTPESNPDSGSALPDDQAANAGTGSTEPAGDVQMRDDTATPNGSSHTVDPNEVARADRLAKIKGILSGETSIQLTLQFLYSHNRSDLLILKTIKQAVEMRNSVCHSATICTNAIMHAGTTVDTFLRENLEWLSRATNWAKFSATAGLGVIHRGHLQQGRALMAPYLPQSGAVGGGSPYSEGGALYALGLIHANHGEGIKQFLRESLRNTSAEVIQHGACLGLGLAALGTADEEIYEDIKNVLYTDSAVAGEAAGIGMGLLMVGTASEKASEMLAYAHDTQHEKIIRGLSLGIALTVYGREEEADTLIEQMTRDQDPILRYGGMYALALAYRGTANNKAIHQLLHFAVSDVSDDVRRTAVMALGFVLYNEPEQTPRIVSLLSESYNPHVRYGAALAVGISCAGSGLSDAISLLEPLTSDVVDFVRQGALIAMAMVMIQTNESFDSRVGTFRRQLEKIILDKHEDTMSKMGAILASGILDAGGRNVTIKLLSRNKHDKLTAVVGLAVFSQFWYWYPLLYFISLAFSPTAFIGLNSDLKVPKFEFLSHAKPSLFEYPKPTTQQTTTSAVKLPTAILSTYAKAKSRAKKDAESKANQEKATEDASGSSSSKATKTQEKDADAMQVDNAAEKKAPEPEPTFQILTNPARVIPTQEKFIKFIEGSRYVPVKPAPSGFILLQDMQPTEAEVLALTDAPSTVAATTGSAAAATGQQASSAMAVDDEPQPPQPFEYTS; via the exons TGAGAGCCTGTATGAAGACGAGGATTTTGAACAAAGGCAGCTCGCTGCACTTGTTGTTTCTAAG GTATTTTACTACCTTGGGGAGCTAAACGATGCACTGTCCTATGCACTTGGTGCTGGGCCTCTGTTTGACATTTCCGAGGATTCTGATTATGCTCATGCTCTTTTAG CAAAAGCATTGGACGAGTATGCCAGTTTCAGGACGAAAGCTTCTAAAGGcgccgaggaggaagaaaaTGTGGACCCCAGATTAGAGGCCATAGTGGAGAGAATGCTGGAGAAGTATGATAAAATCCTCTTATTGTTGATATGTCAGCATATGAGATGGATCATTCACCTATTGTTTACATTATCTGATATTCTGTTGATTATTCTTTATTGCAGGTGTATTCTTGACGGTAAATATCAGCAGGCCATGGGAATGGCTGTTGAAtgcaggagacttgacaaactGGAGTCGGCGATTGTTCGATGTGACAATATTCATGGGGCTCTTTCGTATTGTATCAACCTTTCCCATCAATATGTTAACCACCGTGAATATCGATTTGAG GTTCTTCGCTGTCTTGTTAAGATATACCAAACATTGCCACATCCAGATTACCTGAGTATTTGCCAATGCTTAATGTTCTTGGGCGAGCCTGAAACTGTGGCAAACATATTGGACAAGCTGCTTTCTGGAAGCAAG GATGATGCTCTCCTTGCGTACCAAATTGCCTTTGATCTCGTTGAAAATGAAAATCAAGCTTTCCTTTTGAATGTGAGGAATCGTCTGGCTTCACAAACTCCTGAGTCTAACCCTGATAGTGGATCGGCTTTACCGGATGATCAAGCTGCTAATGCGGGTACGGGCAGCACAGAACCAGCTGGGGATGTTCAGATGAGAGATGACACAGCTACACCAAATGGTAGTTCTCACACAGTAGATCCAAATGAGGTAGCACGTGCTGATAGGCTTGCGAAAATAAAAGGAATACTGTCAGGGGAGACATCTATCCAGTTGACACTGCAATTTTTGTATAGCCACAATAG GTCGGATCTTTTAATTTTGAAAACAATAAAGCAGGCTGTGGAAATGAGGAACAGTGTTTGCCACAGTGCAACAATATGTACCAATGCAATCATGCATGCTGGAACAACTGTAGACACCTTCCTAAGAGAGAATCTG GAGTGGTTAAGCAGGGCAACCAATTGGGCTAAATTCAGCGCAACCGCTGGACTAGGTGTCATTCACAGAGGCCATCTTCAACAAGGGCGAGCTTTGATGGCCCCCTACCTACCTCAAAGTGGTGCCGTTGGTGGTGGTAGTCCATACTCAGAAGGAGGTGCCCTATATGCCCTGGGTTTGATTCATGCTAACCATGGTGAAGGGATCAAACAATTCCTTCGTGAAAGCCTTCGCAATACCAGTGCTGAG GTGATCCAGCACGGAGCCTGTTTGGGCCTTGGGCTTGCAGCTTTGGGAACAGCAGATGAGGAGATATATGAGGACATAAAAAATGTTCTTTACACGGACAGTGCTGTGGCTGGTGAAGCAGCTGGTATTGGAATGGGCTTGCTTATGGTTGGGACAGCCAGTGAGAAGGCCAGTGAGATGCTTGCTTATGCTCATGATACACAGCATGAAAAGATTATTAG GGGTTTGTCACTTGGCATTGCGTTGACAGTTTATGgcagggaagaggaagctgaCACCCTGATTGAACAAATGACAAGGGATCAAGATCCCATATTACGTTACGGTGGCATGTATGCATTGGCTCTAGCCTACAGGGGAACTGCAAATAACAAAGCCATACACCAGCTGCTGCATTTTGCTGTATCAGACGTCAGTGACGATGTTCGGAGGACTGCAGTTATGGCTCTTGGATTTGTTCTATACAATGAACCTGAGCAG ACTCCTAGAATTGTGTCCCTGCTCTCTGAATCATACAACCCACATGTCCGTTATGGTGCTGCTTTAGCTGTTGGGATATCATGCGCGGGAAGTGGATTAAGTGATGCAATTTCCTTGTTGGAGCCTCTCACATCAGATGTTGTTGACTTTGTTCGCCAGGGAGCTCTCATTGCTATGGCGATGGTCATGATTCAGACTAATGAATCCTTTGATTCTCGTGTTGGAACATTCAGGCGTCAATTGGAAAAGATCATTCTTGACAAACATGAGGACACCATGAGCAAAATGGGTGCCATACTGGCTTCTGGTATTCTAGATGCTGGTGGCAGGAATGTCACAATCAAACTTCTCTCAAGGAACAAGCACGACAAGCTTACTGCTGTGGTTGGCCTTGCTGTTTTCAGTCAGTTCTGGTACTGGTATCCTCTCCTGTATTTTATTAGCTTGGCCTTCTCGCCAACAGCCTTCATTGGACTCAACTCCGATCTTAAAGTACCGAAGTTTGAGTTCTTGTCACATGCTAAACCATCCCTCTTTGAGTATCCCAAACCGACAACGCAACAGACTACGACTTCAGCTGTCAAACTGCCGACAGCCATTTTGTCAACATACGCCAAGGCGAAATCTAGGGCAAAGAAGGATGCAGAAAGCAAAGCTAACCAGGAGAAAGCAACCGAAGATGCTTCTGGCTCTAGTTCAAGCAAGGCCACCAAAACTCAGGAGAAGGATGCCGATGCAATGCAG GTTGATAACGCGGCGGAGAAGAAGGCTCCTGAACCCGAACCAACCTTCCAGATCCTCACAAACCCAGCACGCGTCATCCCTACCCAAGAGAAGTTCATCAAGTTTATCGAGGGCAGCCGATATGTCCCGGTGAAACCTGCTCCATCTGGATTCATCCTCCTCCAGGACATGCAGCCAACCGAGGCGGAGGTACTCGCACTCACCGATGCCCCCTCAACTGTGGCTGCGACCACTGGTAGCGCCGCTGCTGCCACAGGCCAACAGGCCTCATCTGCCATGGCTGTCGACGACGAGCCGCAGCCACCACAACCTTTCGAGTACACCTCGTGA
- the LOC4336929 gene encoding auxin-responsive protein SAUR50 — MEEQQHLHPGGGGGKKSNKITEIVRLQQMLKKWRKLSVAPKDAAATAGNGGGGESKAKKFLKRTLSFTDGGASPGGTPPPRGHLAVCVGPTAQRFVIPTDYLKHRAFAALLREAEEEFGFQQEGVLRIPCEVPAFEAILKAVEKNKKDNAAAFCYCSYEYAADEVALGAPNNPLCR, encoded by the coding sequence atggaggagcagcagcatctgcatcccggcggcggcggcggcaagaagtCGAACAAGATCACCGAGATCGTGCGGCTTCAGCAGATGCTCAAGAAGTGGCGCAAGCTCTCCGTCGCGCCGAAAgacgcggccgccaccgccggcaatggcggcggcggcgagagcaagGCGAAGAAGTTCCTGAAGAGGACGCTGTCGTTCACGGACGGCGGCGCGTCGCCGGgggggacgccgccgccgagggggCACCTGGCGGTGTGCGTGGGGCCGACGGCGCAGCGGTTCGTGATCCCGACGGACTACCTGAAGCACCGGGCGTTCGCGGCGCTGCtccgggaggcggaggaggagttcGGGTTCCAGCAGGAGGGCGTGCTCCGCATCCCCTGCGAGGTGCCCGCCTTCGAGGCCATCCTCAAGGCCGTCGAGAAGAACAAGAAGGacaacgccgccgccttctgctACTGCAGCTACGAGtacgccgccgacgaggtcgcCCTCGGCGCCCCCAACAACCCATTGTGCAGATGA
- the LOC4336931 gene encoding 26S proteasome non-ATPase regulatory subunit 1 homolog A-like isoform X2: MAAAAVATVSSASGILAMLQEPAEELKLHALASLNSVVHLFYPEISTSIPTIESLYEDEDFEQRQLAALVVSKVFYYLGELNDALSYALGAGPLFDISEDSDYAHALLAKALDEYASFRTKASKGAEEEENVDPRLEAIVERMLEKCILDGKYQQAMGMAVECRRLDKLESAIVRCDNIHGALSYCINLSHQYVNHREYRFEVLRCLVKIYQTLPHPDYLSICQCLMFLGEPETVANILDKLLSGSKDDALLAYQIAFDLVENENQAFLLNVRNRLASQTPESNPDSGSALPDDQAANAGTGSTEPAGDVQMRDDTATPNGSSHTVDPNEVARADRLAKIKGILSGETSIQLTLQFLYSHNRSDLLILKTIKQAVEMRNSVCHSATICTNAIMHAGTTVDTFLRENLEWLSRATNWAKFSATAGLGVIHRGHLQQGRALMAPYLPQSGAVGGGSPYSEGGALYALGLIHANHGEGIKQFLRESLRNTSAEVIQHGACLGLGLAALGTADEEIYEDIKNVLYTDSAVAGEAAGIGMGLLMVGTASEKASEMLAYAHDTQHEKIIRGLSLGIALTVYGREEEADTLIEQMTRDQDPILRYGGMYALALAYRGTANNKAIHQLLHFAVSDVSDDVRRTAVMALGFVLYNEPEQTPRIVSLLSESYNPHVRYGAALAVGISCAGSGLSDAISLLEPLTSDVVDFVRQGALIAMAMVMIQTNESFDSRVGTFRRQLEKIILDKHEDTMSKMGAILASGILDAGGRNVTIKLLSRNKHDKLTAVVGLAVFSQFWYWYPLLYFISLAFSPTAFIGLNSDLKVPKFEFLSHAKPSLFEYPKPTTQQTTTSAVKLPTAILSTYAKAKSRAKKDAESKANQEKATEDASGSSSSKATKTQEKDADAMQVDNAAEKKAPEPEPTFQILTNPARVIPTQEKFIKFIEGSRYVPVKPAPSGFILLQDMQPTEAEVLALTDAPSTVAATTGSAAAATGQQASSAMAVDDEPQPPQPFEYTS; this comes from the exons TGAGAGCCTGTATGAAGACGAGGATTTTGAACAAAGGCAGCTCGCTGCACTTGTTGTTTCTAAG GTATTTTACTACCTTGGGGAGCTAAACGATGCACTGTCCTATGCACTTGGTGCTGGGCCTCTGTTTGACATTTCCGAGGATTCTGATTATGCTCATGCTCTTTTAG CAAAAGCATTGGACGAGTATGCCAGTTTCAGGACGAAAGCTTCTAAAGGcgccgaggaggaagaaaaTGTGGACCCCAGATTAGAGGCCATAGTGGAGAGAATGCTGGAGAA GTGTATTCTTGACGGTAAATATCAGCAGGCCATGGGAATGGCTGTTGAAtgcaggagacttgacaaactGGAGTCGGCGATTGTTCGATGTGACAATATTCATGGGGCTCTTTCGTATTGTATCAACCTTTCCCATCAATATGTTAACCACCGTGAATATCGATTTGAG GTTCTTCGCTGTCTTGTTAAGATATACCAAACATTGCCACATCCAGATTACCTGAGTATTTGCCAATGCTTAATGTTCTTGGGCGAGCCTGAAACTGTGGCAAACATATTGGACAAGCTGCTTTCTGGAAGCAAG GATGATGCTCTCCTTGCGTACCAAATTGCCTTTGATCTCGTTGAAAATGAAAATCAAGCTTTCCTTTTGAATGTGAGGAATCGTCTGGCTTCACAAACTCCTGAGTCTAACCCTGATAGTGGATCGGCTTTACCGGATGATCAAGCTGCTAATGCGGGTACGGGCAGCACAGAACCAGCTGGGGATGTTCAGATGAGAGATGACACAGCTACACCAAATGGTAGTTCTCACACAGTAGATCCAAATGAGGTAGCACGTGCTGATAGGCTTGCGAAAATAAAAGGAATACTGTCAGGGGAGACATCTATCCAGTTGACACTGCAATTTTTGTATAGCCACAATAG GTCGGATCTTTTAATTTTGAAAACAATAAAGCAGGCTGTGGAAATGAGGAACAGTGTTTGCCACAGTGCAACAATATGTACCAATGCAATCATGCATGCTGGAACAACTGTAGACACCTTCCTAAGAGAGAATCTG GAGTGGTTAAGCAGGGCAACCAATTGGGCTAAATTCAGCGCAACCGCTGGACTAGGTGTCATTCACAGAGGCCATCTTCAACAAGGGCGAGCTTTGATGGCCCCCTACCTACCTCAAAGTGGTGCCGTTGGTGGTGGTAGTCCATACTCAGAAGGAGGTGCCCTATATGCCCTGGGTTTGATTCATGCTAACCATGGTGAAGGGATCAAACAATTCCTTCGTGAAAGCCTTCGCAATACCAGTGCTGAG GTGATCCAGCACGGAGCCTGTTTGGGCCTTGGGCTTGCAGCTTTGGGAACAGCAGATGAGGAGATATATGAGGACATAAAAAATGTTCTTTACACGGACAGTGCTGTGGCTGGTGAAGCAGCTGGTATTGGAATGGGCTTGCTTATGGTTGGGACAGCCAGTGAGAAGGCCAGTGAGATGCTTGCTTATGCTCATGATACACAGCATGAAAAGATTATTAG GGGTTTGTCACTTGGCATTGCGTTGACAGTTTATGgcagggaagaggaagctgaCACCCTGATTGAACAAATGACAAGGGATCAAGATCCCATATTACGTTACGGTGGCATGTATGCATTGGCTCTAGCCTACAGGGGAACTGCAAATAACAAAGCCATACACCAGCTGCTGCATTTTGCTGTATCAGACGTCAGTGACGATGTTCGGAGGACTGCAGTTATGGCTCTTGGATTTGTTCTATACAATGAACCTGAGCAG ACTCCTAGAATTGTGTCCCTGCTCTCTGAATCATACAACCCACATGTCCGTTATGGTGCTGCTTTAGCTGTTGGGATATCATGCGCGGGAAGTGGATTAAGTGATGCAATTTCCTTGTTGGAGCCTCTCACATCAGATGTTGTTGACTTTGTTCGCCAGGGAGCTCTCATTGCTATGGCGATGGTCATGATTCAGACTAATGAATCCTTTGATTCTCGTGTTGGAACATTCAGGCGTCAATTGGAAAAGATCATTCTTGACAAACATGAGGACACCATGAGCAAAATGGGTGCCATACTGGCTTCTGGTATTCTAGATGCTGGTGGCAGGAATGTCACAATCAAACTTCTCTCAAGGAACAAGCACGACAAGCTTACTGCTGTGGTTGGCCTTGCTGTTTTCAGTCAGTTCTGGTACTGGTATCCTCTCCTGTATTTTATTAGCTTGGCCTTCTCGCCAACAGCCTTCATTGGACTCAACTCCGATCTTAAAGTACCGAAGTTTGAGTTCTTGTCACATGCTAAACCATCCCTCTTTGAGTATCCCAAACCGACAACGCAACAGACTACGACTTCAGCTGTCAAACTGCCGACAGCCATTTTGTCAACATACGCCAAGGCGAAATCTAGGGCAAAGAAGGATGCAGAAAGCAAAGCTAACCAGGAGAAAGCAACCGAAGATGCTTCTGGCTCTAGTTCAAGCAAGGCCACCAAAACTCAGGAGAAGGATGCCGATGCAATGCAG GTTGATAACGCGGCGGAGAAGAAGGCTCCTGAACCCGAACCAACCTTCCAGATCCTCACAAACCCAGCACGCGTCATCCCTACCCAAGAGAAGTTCATCAAGTTTATCGAGGGCAGCCGATATGTCCCGGTGAAACCTGCTCCATCTGGATTCATCCTCCTCCAGGACATGCAGCCAACCGAGGCGGAGGTACTCGCACTCACCGATGCCCCCTCAACTGTGGCTGCGACCACTGGTAGCGCCGCTGCTGCCACAGGCCAACAGGCCTCATCTGCCATGGCTGTCGACGACGAGCCGCAGCCACCACAACCTTTCGAGTACACCTCGTGA